In Bacteroides coprosuis DSM 18011, the following are encoded in one genomic region:
- a CDS encoding dithiol-disulfide isomerase (COGs: COG2761 dithiol-disulfide isomerase involved in polyketide biosynthesis~KEGG: chu:CHU_2391 dithiol-disulfide isomerase~SPTR: Putative uncharacterized protein;~IMG reference gene:2504106798~PFAM: DSBA-like thioredoxin domain): MTNKNPLQCDPKTGFCEVSAGAQEQPQIKVQNNQELPMRIIYYTDPICSACWAIEGVLRKLKLEYGHVFVFDCHMGGLLPAFGKGYDPGDFYTSEDLAKLWDEASDHYRVPINGGIWLNDPLNSSFPPSIAYKAAQLQSQDKADDLLRHLREMLFVGQKNIAKEDVILKAAQETKLDIDQFQLDIKGKGKSDFMHDLELGKELKVRGFPTLFFFNLAGDHKILYGVHAYPDYENYILKLDPLAQKREYDKDPLALMRHFQTMTVKELSILAEYGYFEAEQDLEKLEKEGKITAYVTPKGKLWRINR; this comes from the coding sequence ATGACTAATAAAAACCCATTACAATGTGATCCTAAAACAGGATTCTGTGAGGTAAGTGCAGGTGCACAAGAGCAACCTCAAATAAAGGTTCAGAATAATCAAGAACTTCCTATGCGTATAATTTACTACACAGACCCCATATGTTCTGCTTGTTGGGCTATAGAGGGTGTTTTACGTAAACTTAAATTAGAATATGGTCATGTGTTTGTTTTCGATTGTCATATGGGAGGACTTTTACCAGCTTTTGGTAAGGGGTATGATCCTGGTGACTTCTATACTTCTGAAGATCTTGCTAAGCTTTGGGATGAAGCAAGCGACCATTATAGAGTTCCTATTAATGGTGGAATATGGTTGAATGATCCATTAAATTCCTCTTTTCCACCCTCAATTGCTTATAAAGCTGCACAATTACAAAGTCAGGATAAAGCCGATGATTTGTTAAGGCATTTGCGTGAGATGTTGTTTGTTGGTCAGAAAAATATAGCAAAAGAGGATGTTATTCTTAAAGCGGCTCAAGAAACCAAGTTAGATATAGATCAATTTCAATTAGATATAAAAGGAAAGGGGAAAAGTGATTTTATGCACGATTTAGAATTAGGAAAAGAGTTAAAGGTGAGAGGTTTTCCCACTTTATTCTTCTTTAATTTAGCAGGAGATCACAAAATACTTTATGGCGTTCATGCTTACCCTGATTATGAAAATTATATTTTAAAACTAGATCCGTTAGCTCAAAAACGAGAATATGATAAAGACCCATTAGCTTTAATGCGTCACTTTCAAACAATGACAGTGAAGGAGCTTTCTATCCTAGCAGAATATGGTTATTTTGAAGCTGAGCAAGATTTAGAAAAATTGGAAAAGGAAGGAAAGATCACTGCTTATGTTACACCAAAAGGAAAACTTTGGAGAATAAATAGATAA
- a CDS encoding transcriptional regulator, AraC family (COGs: COG0350 Methylated DNA-protein cysteine methyltransferase~InterPro IPR018060:IPR000005:IPR014048~KEGG: dfe:Dfer_0549 transcriptional regulator, AraC family~PFAM: Methylated-DNA-[protein]-cysteine S-methyltransferase, DNA binding; HTH transcriptional regulator, AraC~SMART: Helix-turn-helix, AraC type, DNA binding domain~SPTR: Transcriptional regulator, AraC family;~TIGRFAM: Methylated-DNA-[protein]-cysteine S-methyltransferase, DNA binding~IMG reference gene:2504106799~PFAM: 6-O-methylguanine DNA methyltransferase, DNA binding domain~TIGRFAM: O-6-methylguanine DNA methyltransferase), producing the protein MSYYNQIAKAIEYLVKHFNEQPSLDKLSQVIGVSPYHLQRLFTEWAGVSPKQFVSYLTVEALKKELSQSRNIIEASDKVGLSSASRAYDLMVNIESVTPGEYKAKGKGVSIIYGVSSSPFGECFLAYTSRGLCNLSFITEEESEDILIDELHKEWINATFQRNDMLIKKWVDNIFKAHNTPLNLCLKGTPFQIKVWKALLSIPMGHLVTYTDVAHIAGNEKAVRAVASAVGRNPISFIIPCHRVIRKEGLIGQYHWGSDRKACMIGWEKAKREIAKD; encoded by the coding sequence ATGTCATATTATAATCAGATAGCAAAAGCTATAGAATACTTGGTAAAGCATTTTAATGAGCAACCTTCTTTAGATAAACTTTCCCAAGTGATAGGAGTTAGTCCATATCACTTACAGAGATTGTTTACTGAGTGGGCTGGAGTTAGCCCTAAGCAGTTTGTAAGTTATTTAACAGTTGAAGCACTAAAAAAAGAACTTAGTCAATCGAGAAATATAATAGAAGCTTCCGATAAAGTTGGACTTTCTTCGGCTTCTAGGGCCTATGATTTAATGGTCAATATAGAATCTGTTACCCCTGGAGAGTACAAGGCAAAAGGGAAAGGAGTGTCTATTATTTATGGAGTTTCATCTTCTCCTTTTGGTGAATGTTTTTTAGCCTACACCTCTAGAGGTTTGTGTAATCTAAGTTTCATTACAGAGGAGGAATCGGAGGATATACTTATTGATGAACTTCATAAAGAGTGGATTAATGCAACTTTTCAGCGCAATGATATGCTCATAAAAAAATGGGTAGATAATATATTTAAAGCCCATAATACTCCTTTAAACTTATGTCTAAAAGGGACGCCCTTTCAAATTAAAGTATGGAAAGCTTTGTTGTCTATACCGATGGGGCATTTGGTTACTTATACGGATGTAGCTCATATTGCAGGAAATGAAAAAGCTGTGCGGGCAGTGGCTTCTGCGGTAGGAAGGAATCCAATTAGTTTTATCATACCTTGTCATCGAGTTATAAGGAAAGAAGGATTAATAGGACAATATCATTGGGGTAGCGATCGCAAAGCTTGTATGATTGGTTGGGAAAAAGCTAAGAGAGAAATTGCAAAAGATTAA
- a CDS encoding hypothetical protein (KEGG: bth:BT_1588 hypothetical protein~SPTR: Putative uncharacterized protein;~IMG reference gene:2504106800): MKDIILETLGKLAPDLKLLQDDFYIIGGSALILHDVPLKRTHDIDILCSARDVDMLKAAWEKYYNPHPIMKENDLFCSHFANFKFPLIEVETQGELKVKKAGQWMPLIIEEYETIQIEGIEVKMPTLSEMKRILNFFGRKKDLRRIQEIDNYWHSNRNI, from the coding sequence ATGAAAGATATCATATTAGAAACACTGGGAAAGTTAGCCCCTGATTTAAAATTATTACAAGACGACTTTTACATTATCGGAGGCTCGGCTTTGATACTTCATGATGTACCCTTGAAGAGAACACATGATATTGATATTCTGTGTTCAGCCCGAGATGTGGACATGCTAAAAGCAGCTTGGGAGAAATACTATAATCCCCATCCGATTATGAAAGAGAATGATCTTTTCTGCTCTCATTTTGCTAATTTCAAGTTCCCTTTAATCGAGGTGGAAACACAAGGTGAATTAAAAGTGAAGAAAGCAGGACAGTGGATGCCTTTAATCATTGAAGAATACGAAACTATTCAGATAGAAGGAATAGAAGTGAAGATGCCCACTCTTTCAGAGATGAAACGTATTCTAAACTTCTTTGGTCGTAAAAAAGACTTAAGGAGAATTCAAGAGATTGATAACTATTGGCATTCAAATAGAAATATTTAG
- a CDS encoding protein of unknown function DUF6 transmembrane (COGs: COG2962 permease~InterPro IPR000620~KEGG: bfs:BF1274 putative transmembrane protein~PFAM: Drug/metabolite transporter~SPTR: Putative transmembrane protein;~IMG reference gene:2504106801~PFAM: EamA-like transporter family): MKGLTSFKGIIYAMISSGTFGLIPLFTIPLVEDLGVNEANILFYRFFLSAIMMGIICLFRSDSLKIEKKQILPIFALGGLYALTALFLVYSYNYIASGVATTIHFLYPICVSLLMVLFFKEQKSKSLIIAALLSLLGVALMCWTDGVSMNLLGVFLASLTILTYGTYIVALNQMKVGQLPADVLTFYVILAGAIIFFVYAQFDGGGVQAIPSFKAGVYLIALAFLATVISDFALILAVKYAGSTVTAILGSMEPLVAVSVGILVFSEYFTSQSMIGLILILASVVLVILSDQRKKKLALQKVEQNK; the protein is encoded by the coding sequence ATGAAAGGTTTGACAAGTTTTAAAGGCATCATTTATGCCATGATATCATCTGGGACATTTGGTCTTATTCCTCTATTTACAATTCCTTTAGTTGAGGATTTAGGAGTAAATGAAGCTAATATCTTATTTTATCGATTTTTCTTATCCGCTATTATGATGGGAATAATTTGTTTGTTCCGCAGTGATAGCCTAAAAATAGAAAAGAAACAGATACTGCCAATCTTTGCTTTAGGAGGATTATATGCACTTACGGCTTTATTTCTTGTTTATTCCTATAATTACATAGCTAGTGGGGTAGCAACTACGATTCATTTTCTTTATCCTATTTGTGTGAGTTTACTAATGGTTTTATTCTTTAAAGAACAAAAATCGAAGTCTCTCATTATAGCAGCACTCCTCTCGTTATTAGGTGTTGCCTTAATGTGTTGGACTGATGGTGTATCAATGAATCTTTTAGGGGTGTTTTTAGCCAGTTTAACCATACTTACCTATGGAACGTATATAGTAGCTCTAAATCAAATGAAAGTAGGGCAACTTCCCGCAGACGTATTAACGTTTTATGTTATTTTAGCTGGAGCAATTATCTTTTTTGTTTATGCTCAGTTTGATGGTGGGGGAGTGCAGGCCATACCTAGTTTCAAGGCTGGTGTTTACTTAATAGCTTTGGCCTTTTTGGCAACTGTGATATCCGATTTTGCCCTTATCTTGGCTGTTAAGTATGCAGGATCTACAGTTACTGCCATATTGGGTTCCATGGAGCCTCTTGTAGCTGTATCTGTGGGTATTCTTGTTTTTTCTGAATATTTCACTTCTCAATCAATGATCGGATTAATTTTAATTTTAGCTTCTGTAGTCTTGGTTATATTGAGTGATCAACGGAAGAAGAAGTTGGCACTGCAAAAAGTAGAACAAAACAAATAG
- a CDS encoding hypothetical protein (KEGG: pph:Ppha_1411 hypothetical protein~SPTR: Putative uncharacterized protein;~IMG reference gene:2504106802): MANRIKRKPPIEELKKYNAYRESDTAFQAHARLLQSKWRTWKGYAMGKFKGEDIGNRIDTSLGEKGVNFLTTNISKVVDKALQLGSKDHAMIMMDRLRSNLLSSQPLCFNLFGEMSFNSDLATQFFQEIFPEEVAEVSSVVYEYSTRRGKPDYSAFDVYVEYTSLTGHDKFFGIEVKYSENMREESKEKALRTLNKHRAEYTQLTKKSGYFKSGVIDEISLPPYSQLWRDHMLCYNMSTDEKLNREGNFIVLYPFNNGSCDRVVRNYQNKYLINNNSEESHFIVCDLNDFILTLDSLVNSKWTKELIDRYIVVEIDNQQE, from the coding sequence ATGGCCAATCGGATCAAAAGAAAACCTCCTATAGAGGAATTGAAAAAGTATAATGCTTACCGTGAGAGTGATACCGCCTTTCAGGCTCATGCCCGTCTTTTACAAAGTAAGTGGCGTACTTGGAAAGGTTATGCCATGGGTAAATTCAAGGGGGAAGATATCGGAAATCGAATAGATACAAGTTTGGGAGAAAAAGGAGTCAACTTCTTGACTACAAATATTTCTAAAGTGGTAGATAAAGCATTGCAATTAGGGAGTAAAGACCATGCTATGATTATGATGGATCGCTTAAGAAGTAACTTACTCTCTTCGCAGCCTCTTTGTTTTAATCTGTTTGGAGAAATGAGTTTTAATTCTGATTTGGCTACCCAGTTTTTTCAAGAGATTTTCCCGGAAGAGGTGGCTGAGGTCTCTTCTGTCGTTTATGAATACTCTACTCGTAGAGGAAAACCCGACTATTCAGCCTTTGATGTATATGTGGAATATACATCTTTGACGGGACACGATAAGTTTTTCGGTATAGAAGTGAAGTATAGTGAAAATATGCGTGAAGAAAGTAAGGAAAAAGCCTTAAGAACGCTGAATAAACACAGAGCTGAATATACTCAGCTTACAAAAAAATCGGGGTACTTTAAGTCAGGTGTAATCGATGAAATATCTTTACCCCCTTATTCTCAATTATGGAGAGATCATATGTTGTGTTACAATATGTCTACTGATGAAAAGCTGAATAGAGAAGGGAACTTTATTGTTCTTTATCCATTTAATAATGGTAGTTGTGATAGAGTCGTACGAAATTATCAGAATAAATATTTAATTAATAATAATTCGGAAGAATCTCACTTTATTGTATGTGATTTAAATGATTTTATACTGACGCTTGATTCTTTGGTAAACTCGAAGTGGACTAAGGAGTTGATAGATCGATATATTGTAGTTGAGATAGATAATCAACAAGAATGA
- a CDS encoding hypothetical protein (KEGG: fnu:FN0180 TPR repeat-containing protein~SPTR: Tetratricopeptide repeat family protein;~IMG reference gene:2504106803), whose product MTFQTPKRPLPDPTPNMENEIIRLMDLNQYAEAYQLLISLTNPSVSNLYNIALCLFKSRDYVGCIIQLEKIESKLQVNRYHSLNTNQEYNRILNIQRAIDTHLNAISNFYVEHFSHILYDSILRLRVDSWAQLKRWDKVLQIATKLQFKEYDNINRAIDQACNYSKTRK is encoded by the coding sequence ATGACGTTCCAAACTCCTAAACGACCATTACCCGATCCAACTCCAAATATGGAGAATGAAATTATAAGATTGATGGACCTTAATCAATATGCTGAAGCCTATCAATTATTGATTAGTTTGACAAATCCTTCTGTTTCTAATTTGTATAACATTGCGCTATGCCTTTTTAAGAGTAGAGATTATGTTGGATGTATCATTCAGCTTGAAAAGATTGAATCAAAATTGCAGGTGAATCGTTACCATTCGCTCAATACAAATCAAGAATATAATAGAATATTGAATATTCAAAGAGCGATAGATACTCACTTGAATGCTATATCCAACTTCTATGTGGAGCATTTTTCACACATCTTGTACGACTCAATTTTAAGATTACGAGTAGATTCTTGGGCTCAATTAAAGCGCTGGGATAAAGTATTACAGATTGCTACTAAATTACAGTTTAAGGAATATGACAATATAAATAGGGCAATAGATCAAGCTTGTAACTACAGTAAAACAAGAAAGTAA
- a CDS encoding export-related chaperone CsaA (COGs: COG0073 EMAP domain~InterPro IPR002547:IPR008231~KEGG: chu:CHU_3785 methionine--tRNA ligase (methionine tRNA synthetase)~PFAM: tRNA-binding domain~SPTR: Methionine--tRNA ligase (Methionine tRNA synthetase);~TIGRFAM: Secretion chaperone CsaA~IMG reference gene:2504106804~PFAM: Putative tRNA binding domain~TIGRFAM: methionyl-tRNA synthetase C-terminal region/beta chain; export-related chaperone CsaA) — protein MERIDWSDFSKVEMRVGTILSAEVFEKAKRPAYILYVDFGELGILKSSAQITKLYRAEELVGKQVIAVVNFPPKQIANIQSQCLVLGAVQGDEVTLLTVDTPTPNGLRIG, from the coding sequence ATGGAACGAATAGATTGGAGTGATTTCTCCAAAGTTGAAATGCGTGTAGGTACTATTCTTAGTGCTGAAGTTTTTGAAAAGGCAAAAAGACCCGCTTATATTCTTTATGTAGATTTTGGTGAGCTAGGTATTCTCAAATCTTCTGCTCAAATAACAAAGTTATACCGTGCAGAAGAATTAGTAGGGAAGCAAGTTATTGCAGTTGTTAATTTTCCTCCTAAGCAGATTGCTAACATCCAGAGCCAATGCTTGGTGTTGGGTGCTGTGCAAGGAGATGAAGTAACATTACTTACTGTAGATACACCTACTCCCAATGGATTAAGAATAGGCTAA
- a CDS encoding protein of unknown function DUF1731 (COGs: COG1090 nucleoside-diphosphate sugar epimerase~InterPro IPR008030:IPR013549:IPR010099~KEGG: lip:LI0081 nucleoside-diphosphate sugar epimerase~PFAM: Domain of unknown function DUF1731, C-terminal; NmrA-like~SPTR: Predicted nucleoside-diphosphate sugar epimerase;~IMG reference gene:2504106805~PFAM: NAD dependent epimerase/dehydratase family; Domain of unknown function (DUF1731)~TIGRFAM: TIGR01777 family protein): protein MKKIVISGGTGLIGSQLVRTLNSNYKVVVLTRSPEKYKDSENVSFEEWNGQDAITSILDGAYAFINLIGENIGDKMWTTLQKERILNSRVEAAYAVNKSMSQCPDMPKVWIQASAAGYYGQLGGSNVVCDEFSPKGEHSFLADVCAKWEKPIREFEAPIRKIIIRTGVVLSPNSLLMQQVLMPFKFGVAVVTGKGNNYFPWIDISDEVGAIHYLLENEDCEGIYNLVAPHNITMKELVGEVKKRKKTFITLYIPELVLQLIFGKEKTREIILTNQLVAPKRLLEAGYTFLKEKIEDVSLIEKK, encoded by the coding sequence ATGAAGAAGATTGTTATTTCAGGAGGTACTGGGTTAATCGGTAGTCAACTTGTAAGAACTTTAAACAGTAATTATAAGGTGGTAGTACTCACTCGCTCACCCGAAAAATACAAAGATTCTGAAAATGTGTCTTTTGAAGAGTGGAATGGACAAGATGCAATCACTTCTATATTAGATGGAGCTTATGCTTTTATAAACTTGATAGGAGAAAATATCGGTGATAAAATGTGGACTACCCTACAAAAAGAACGTATTCTAAATAGTAGGGTAGAAGCTGCTTACGCTGTAAATAAAAGTATGAGCCAATGTCCCGATATGCCAAAGGTGTGGATTCAGGCCTCTGCAGCTGGATATTATGGACAGCTGGGAGGTTCGAATGTGGTATGTGATGAGTTTTCTCCTAAAGGTGAACATTCTTTCTTGGCAGATGTCTGTGCCAAATGGGAGAAACCTATTCGTGAATTTGAAGCACCTATCCGAAAAATAATAATACGTACTGGTGTCGTATTATCGCCTAATAGCTTGTTGATGCAGCAAGTATTAATGCCTTTTAAGTTTGGTGTAGCTGTAGTTACGGGCAAGGGAAATAATTATTTTCCTTGGATAGATATCTCTGATGAAGTTGGAGCAATCCATTATTTATTGGAGAATGAAGATTGTGAAGGAATCTATAACTTAGTAGCACCGCATAATATAACGATGAAAGAATTAGTAGGTGAGGTAAAAAAGAGAAAGAAAACTTTTATAACACTTTACATTCCAGAGCTTGTATTGCAACTCATATTTGGAAAAGAGAAAACACGCGAAATTATTCTGACAAACCAATTAGTTGCCCCCAAAAGACTATTGGAGGCAGGCTATACTTTTTTGAAAGAAAAAATAGAAGATGTGAGTTTAATAGAGAAGAAATAG
- a CDS encoding TonB-dependent outer membrane receptor (KEGG: zpr:ZPR_2870 TonB-dependent outer membrane receptor~SPTR: Putative uncharacterized protein;~IMG reference gene:2504106806): MLKRMMLFLLCFIPILLMAQNIEGTVVNDQKEPMAGVAITLLNADSEVLIGTITAKDGTFSLNVAENGEYRVRLIFVGYEEKLIDVEVKGDDVDLKKVVLVKDKEEEVDE; the protein is encoded by the coding sequence ATGTTGAAACGAATGATGTTATTCTTGTTGTGCTTTATCCCAATATTGCTGATGGCACAAAATATTGAAGGAACAGTAGTCAATGATCAAAAAGAGCCCATGGCAGGCGTGGCTATAACTTTACTTAATGCTGATTCAGAAGTTCTAATAGGAACAATAACAGCCAAAGATGGTACGTTTTCGTTGAATGTAGCTGAGAATGGAGAATATAGGGTAAGACTTATTTTCGTAGGCTACGAAGAAAAATTAATTGATGTTGAAGTGAAAGGCGATGATGTGGACCTTAAAAAGGTCGTATTAGTGAAGGATAAAGAAGAAGAGGTTGATGAATAA
- a CDS encoding PepSY-associated TM helix domain protein (InterPro IPR005625~KEGG: bfs:BF1027 putative iron-regulated transmembrane protein~PFAM: PepSY-associated TM helix~SPTR: Putative uncharacterized protein;~IMG reference gene:2504106808) — protein MKKGTWKKHHKWFGLLFCFFILLFSLSGIILNHRTLVSQIDISRKYLPSLFEYKKWNNNFLRGTISLQKDTNTVFIYGSAGIFKSDKRATFFKEFNKGFPQGVDNRNIQAMAETPSLELFAAAQFTLYQYNSTRGWMIAPNSPNERLTDIITHQDSLILATRSHLYVSLPPYQSFEKIEIQKPKGYNAKVTLFRTVWLLHSGELFGIVGKVFMDLLAVVLIILSVTGILYWCLPKYIKRLKQKGVKPQQSVRLLKGSLNWHNIIGRYTIILTLFVSFTGWCLRPPILIPLAKNKVSPLPGTILQSDNPWNDKLRAIRFDTHKKEWLLSTSEGFYSLKDLKSTPQKLGKVPPVSVMGVNVLEKDSLNQWIVGSFSGLFTWNRDTEEIVDYFTGEIPSSTSGAPFGKRAISGFSKDFKGKECIVEYENGSNFAEMPNEFGVLPMSLWNVALEVHTGRIYTLLGSGTLVFISFAGLIVFWVLISGYIVRKKKK, from the coding sequence ATGAAAAAAGGAACTTGGAAAAAGCACCATAAATGGTTTGGTCTTTTATTTTGCTTTTTTATACTTCTCTTCAGTCTCTCAGGGATTATACTTAATCACCGCACTTTAGTCTCGCAGATAGACATTAGCAGAAAGTATCTTCCTTCTTTGTTCGAATACAAAAAATGGAATAATAATTTTTTAAGGGGAACGATTTCTTTACAAAAAGACACCAATACAGTTTTTATATATGGTTCGGCAGGCATATTTAAAAGCGATAAGCGAGCCACTTTTTTTAAAGAATTCAATAAGGGATTTCCTCAAGGAGTAGATAATAGGAATATACAAGCGATGGCAGAGACACCAAGTCTAGAATTGTTTGCTGCTGCTCAATTTACTCTTTATCAATACAACTCAACTAGGGGTTGGATGATTGCACCCAATAGTCCAAACGAACGACTAACAGACATTATCACTCATCAGGATAGTCTGATTCTTGCTACTCGCTCACATCTCTATGTTTCTCTTCCGCCCTACCAAAGTTTTGAAAAGATAGAGATACAAAAACCGAAAGGGTATAATGCCAAAGTCACTCTATTTAGAACTGTATGGCTGTTACACAGTGGAGAACTCTTTGGTATAGTAGGTAAAGTGTTTATGGATCTATTAGCCGTTGTCCTCATTATACTTTCGGTAACAGGGATATTATATTGGTGCTTACCCAAATATATCAAAAGGCTGAAACAAAAAGGAGTAAAGCCTCAACAGAGTGTAAGATTGCTTAAAGGCTCTCTAAACTGGCATAATATAATAGGTCGATATACTATTATTCTAACACTTTTTGTCTCTTTTACAGGTTGGTGTTTACGCCCTCCTATCCTCATTCCTCTTGCTAAAAACAAAGTATCCCCTCTTCCTGGTACGATTCTTCAGAGTGATAATCCTTGGAATGATAAGCTACGGGCCATACGATTTGACACTCATAAAAAGGAATGGTTACTTTCTACTTCTGAAGGTTTTTATAGTTTAAAAGACTTGAAATCTACTCCTCAGAAACTAGGAAAAGTTCCACCTGTTAGTGTAATGGGTGTAAATGTATTGGAGAAAGATTCTCTCAACCAGTGGATAGTTGGCTCATTTAGTGGACTCTTTACTTGGAATAGAGATACTGAAGAAATAGTCGATTATTTTACAGGGGAAATACCTTCTTCAACTAGTGGTGCTCCATTTGGGAAAAGAGCGATATCAGGCTTTAGTAAAGATTTTAAAGGGAAGGAGTGTATCGTAGAATATGAGAACGGATCGAATTTTGCAGAGATGCCCAATGAGTTTGGAGTTTTGCCTATGTCCTTGTGGAACGTTGCTCTAGAAGTACATACGGGAAGAATTTATACGCTTTTGGGCTCAGGAACATTAGTCTTCATCTCTTTTGCTGGATTAATTGTTTTCTGGGTTTTAATTTCAGGTTATATTGTTCGTAAAAAGAAGAAATAG
- a CDS encoding hypothetical protein (KEGG: lby:Lbys_3132 transposase IS3/is911 family protein~SPTR: Putative uncharacterized protein;~IMG reference gene:2504106809), whose amino-acid sequence MVRPKKKEPTTELEKLQLEVYKLRAENELLKKVKALVQAREARERMIRLKSPKK is encoded by the coding sequence ATGGTACGACCTAAAAAGAAAGAACCCACAACAGAGTTGGAGAAACTACAGCTAGAGGTTTATAAATTAAGAGCAGAGAATGAGCTATTAAAAAAAGTAAAGGCTTTAGTTCAAGCACGAGAAGCCCGAGAACGCATGATTAGGCTCAAATCGCCCAAGAAGTAA
- a CDS encoding nitroreductase (COGs: COG0778 Nitroreductase~InterPro IPR000415~KEGG: cat:CA2559_10128 nitroreductase family protein~PFAM: Nitroreductase-like~SPTR: Nitroreductase family protein;~IMG reference gene:2504106810~PFAM: Nitroreductase family) translates to MDIIDRLKWRYATKMMVHKVVPQEKVDRILEAARMAPTSSGLQPYEIYVITNTELKNKIQKIAYDQQVVGQCSHLLVFAVWDNYTEDRINYMFDLTNEVRGHTNDYWEAYRNKLLNFYPPRDSEENFDHIARQSYLGFMSAIMAAAFEEVDATPMEGFDNDALDELLGLREKGLRSTLMLPLGYRDVNEDWLVNQAKVRRPKDEFITYLK, encoded by the coding sequence ATGGATATTATTGACAGATTAAAATGGAGATATGCCACCAAAATGATGGTCCATAAGGTAGTACCTCAAGAAAAAGTCGATCGAATTCTTGAAGCTGCTCGTATGGCTCCAACTTCAAGTGGACTACAACCTTATGAAATATATGTAATTACAAATACTGAATTAAAAAACAAGATACAAAAGATAGCCTATGATCAACAGGTAGTAGGGCAGTGTTCCCACTTATTAGTATTTGCTGTTTGGGATAACTATACAGAAGATCGCATTAACTATATGTTCGATTTAACAAATGAAGTAAGAGGGCATACCAATGATTATTGGGAGGCTTATCGCAACAAGTTATTGAACTTTTATCCTCCTAGAGATTCTGAGGAAAACTTTGATCATATTGCCCGTCAGTCTTACCTTGGATTCATGTCGGCAATTATGGCTGCTGCTTTTGAAGAAGTAGATGCTACACCGATGGAAGGCTTTGATAATGATGCTTTAGATGAATTGTTGGGATTGAGAGAGAAAGGTTTGCGTAGCACTTTAATGCTTCCTTTAGGATATAGAGATGTCAACGAAGATTGGCTGGTCAATCAAGCTAAAGTACGAAGACCTAAAGATGAATTTATCACTTATTTGAAGTAA